From the genome of Scytonema hofmannii PCC 7110, one region includes:
- the lepA gene encoding translation elongation factor 4, which translates to MTDVPASRIRNFCIIAHIDHGKSTLADRLLQVTGTVEQREMKEQFLDNMDLERERGITIKLQAARMNYKAKDGQTNVLNLIDTPGHVDFSYEVSRSLAACEGALLVVDASQGVEAQTLANVYLALEHNLEIIPVLNKIDLPGAEPDRVIKEIEEIIGLDCSGAVLASAKEGIGVNEILEAIVERIPPPQNTVDERLRALIFDSYYDSYRGVIVYFRVMDGKLKKGDRIYLMASGKEYEIDEVGVLSPTQKQVDELHAGEVGYLSAAIKAVADARVGDTITLSSSKATEALPGYTEANPMVFCGMFPIDADQFEDLREALDKLELNDAALHFEPETSSAMGFGFRCGFLGLLHMEIVQERLEREYDLDLIITAPSVVYKVTTLKGEEIYIDNPSRLPSPNEREKIEEPYVQVDMITPETYVGTLMELAQNRRGVFKDMKYLTQGRTTLTYELPLAEVVTDFFDQMKSRSRGYASMEYQLIGYRENPLVKLDIMINGDPVDSLAMIVHRDKAYGVGRSMAEKLKELIPRHQFKVPIQASIGSKVIASEHIPALRKDVLAKCYGGDISRKKKLLQKQAKGKKRMKSVGTVDVPQEAFMAVLRLDRES; encoded by the coding sequence ATGACTGACGTTCCCGCATCTCGCATTCGTAATTTCTGTATTATTGCTCACATAGACCACGGAAAATCTACCCTTGCTGACCGTTTGTTACAAGTGACTGGTACTGTGGAGCAGCGAGAAATGAAAGAACAATTTCTCGATAACATGGATCTAGAACGGGAGCGCGGCATTACCATTAAGCTGCAAGCTGCCCGCATGAATTATAAGGCAAAAGATGGTCAGACTAATGTCCTGAATCTTATTGATACTCCAGGACACGTAGACTTTTCTTATGAGGTATCCCGCAGTCTTGCAGCTTGCGAAGGCGCACTGCTTGTCGTGGATGCTTCTCAAGGTGTCGAAGCTCAAACCTTGGCAAACGTTTATTTGGCTCTAGAGCATAATTTGGAAATTATACCAGTGCTGAATAAAATTGATTTGCCAGGGGCAGAACCAGACCGAGTTATCAAGGAAATTGAAGAAATTATCGGTTTGGATTGCAGTGGTGCAGTTCTGGCTTCTGCTAAGGAAGGTATTGGCGTTAATGAGATTTTAGAAGCAATTGTTGAGCGGATACCACCACCACAAAATACGGTAGATGAGCGTCTAAGAGCATTGATTTTTGATAGCTACTATGATAGCTATCGAGGGGTGATTGTTTATTTCCGGGTCATGGATGGTAAGTTGAAGAAGGGCGATCGCATTTACCTCATGGCATCTGGCAAAGAATACGAAATTGATGAGGTTGGAGTACTTTCTCCCACTCAAAAGCAAGTAGATGAATTACATGCTGGAGAAGTGGGCTACCTATCAGCAGCAATCAAAGCTGTAGCAGATGCACGGGTGGGTGATACTATTACGCTCTCTAGTTCCAAAGCGACTGAAGCATTACCCGGTTATACAGAAGCCAACCCAATGGTGTTCTGTGGAATGTTCCCTATTGATGCTGACCAATTTGAAGATTTGCGCGAAGCACTAGACAAACTGGAACTCAATGACGCTGCATTGCATTTTGAACCAGAAACCTCAAGTGCGATGGGTTTTGGTTTTCGTTGCGGTTTCTTGGGTTTGTTGCACATGGAGATTGTCCAAGAACGCTTAGAACGAGAGTACGATTTAGATCTCATCATTACTGCCCCGTCAGTAGTGTACAAGGTGACAACCCTTAAAGGCGAGGAAATTTACATTGATAACCCCAGCCGCTTACCCTCACCTAATGAACGGGAAAAAATTGAGGAACCTTACGTTCAGGTAGATATGATTACACCGGAAACTTACGTCGGTACTTTGATGGAGTTGGCGCAAAATCGACGTGGTGTGTTTAAGGATATGAAATATCTCACCCAAGGGCGTACTACACTGACATACGAACTACCTTTGGCAGAAGTTGTCACCGACTTTTTTGACCAAATGAAGTCTCGATCTCGGGGTTATGCCAGCATGGAATATCAGTTGATTGGTTACCGAGAAAATCCCTTAGTCAAGTTGGATATTATGATCAACGGTGACCCTGTTGATTCTTTGGCAATGATTGTTCACCGGGATAAAGCTTACGGTGTTGGGCGATCGATGGCGGAAAAACTCAAAGAACTCATTCCCCGCCATCAATTTAAAGTACCCATCCAAGCATCCATTGGTAGCAAGGTAATCGCTAGCGAACACATTCCAGCATTACGGAAAGACGTTCTTGCTAAGTGCTACGGTGGTGACATCAGCCGTAAGAAGAAACTCTTGCAGAAGCAGGCAAAAGGTAAAAAGCGGATGAAGTCTGTAGGTACGGTGGATGTCCCGCAAGAAGCTTTTATGGCAGTTCTGCGTTTGGATCGGGAAAGTTAA
- a CDS encoding ATP-binding protein: MSITANSQRSNLLSQNSETTTSNTNGLWANLGAELVYTQEKTGRYLTFYWQHSERVGLSPEMLLDDASAEQVFAPKDRSAYLEKLRQILTTLVPEKYQCWFSYGQQLFELELTISPIMSSVGSVSTNVLVMGRLVQEVTTSQPESLTPQKPVVLNSALRSHRHQKLINQITRNIRRTLDLDTIWQQTVDSLGKALQLERCIICPYHSSSTKVEVTAEYHQSTRGSMLGLEIDFDSESGFARAISTLEPIVVEAPQHPQLEQQKTLVIATCYQDQPNGLIAATLRDSCCLITADDLDLAKDVADQLGTAIAHATLYKELEAARQEAEQATRRIRDFLANVTHELRTPLNGIIGFLKLILEGMADDPEEQKQFLQESHKSSLYLLDIINDILDIAKIEAGKMELELRSVKLDELFSDVENFMRPQAEGRNLSFRMQMPATSDEIIVQGDYQRLKQVMLNLIGNAIKFTHEGGITVSADVVRKKVTFQDRQLPGMVRVRVADTGIGVSLDKQDKLFHLFSQVDGSRTRQYGGTGLGLAISQKLVEAMGGEVNFYSLGEGLGSTVTFTVPLYQQPLIISSSDGDTQD; the protein is encoded by the coding sequence ATGAGTATTACTGCTAACTCACAACGGTCAAATCTATTGTCACAAAATTCGGAAACTACTACCAGTAACACTAATGGCTTGTGGGCAAATTTAGGAGCCGAGTTGGTGTATACCCAAGAGAAAACAGGACGCTACCTGACTTTTTACTGGCAACACAGCGAGAGAGTGGGGTTAAGTCCGGAAATGTTACTTGATGATGCGAGCGCAGAGCAAGTCTTCGCTCCAAAGGATCGATCTGCCTATTTGGAAAAGTTGCGGCAGATTTTGACAACTTTGGTACCGGAAAAATATCAATGCTGGTTTAGCTACGGTCAGCAGTTGTTTGAGTTGGAGTTGACCATTAGTCCAATAATGTCTTCTGTAGGAAGTGTCTCAACAAATGTTCTAGTGATGGGACGGCTCGTACAAGAAGTAACAACAAGTCAACCGGAAAGCTTGACACCTCAAAAGCCCGTAGTGCTAAATTCGGCGTTACGTTCCCATCGCCACCAAAAACTGATCAATCAAATCACCAGAAATATCCGGCGTACATTGGACTTGGATACTATTTGGCAGCAAACAGTGGATAGTTTGGGGAAAGCGTTACAACTAGAACGTTGTATTATCTGTCCGTATCACTCGTCTAGTACGAAGGTAGAGGTAACAGCAGAATACCACCAGTCAACCAGAGGATCAATGCTGGGCTTGGAAATAGATTTTGATTCTGAGTCTGGCTTTGCTCGGGCAATCTCAACTCTGGAACCAATTGTAGTAGAGGCCCCTCAACATCCTCAATTAGAGCAGCAAAAAACGCTGGTGATTGCTACATGTTACCAGGATCAACCCAATGGGTTAATTGCTGCAACTCTTCGCGATTCATGTTGTCTCATCACAGCAGATGACCTCGATTTGGCAAAAGATGTCGCAGATCAACTTGGAACTGCGATCGCTCACGCAACTTTATACAAAGAATTAGAAGCCGCGCGTCAGGAAGCCGAACAAGCCACTCGCCGCATTCGAGATTTCCTTGCCAATGTCACTCATGAATTGCGAACGCCGCTCAACGGTATTATTGGCTTCTTAAAGCTGATTTTAGAGGGCATGGCAGACGATCCCGAAGAACAAAAGCAATTTCTGCAAGAATCACACAAATCATCATTATATTTGCTTGATATTATTAACGATATTTTAGATATTGCCAAAATCGAAGCAGGCAAAATGGAATTGGAGCTGCGTTCGGTGAAATTAGATGAGCTATTTAGTGATGTAGAAAATTTTATGCGCCCTCAAGCAGAGGGGAGAAACCTCAGTTTCCGAATGCAAATGCCAGCCACGTCAGATGAAATTATTGTTCAAGGCGATTACCAGCGATTAAAGCAGGTGATGTTAAATTTAATTGGTAACGCCATTAAATTTACCCATGAAGGGGGCATAACTGTTAGCGCTGATGTTGTTCGCAAAAAAGTCACTTTCCAAGACCGACAACTCCCCGGTATGGTGCGTGTACGTGTAGCCGATACGGGTATTGGAGTTTCCCTCGACAAACAAGACAAACTGTTTCACTTATTCAGCCAGGTAGATGGTTCTCGCACCCGTCAGTATGGCGGTACGGGTTTGGGGTTGGCGATCTCTCAAAAGCTGGTTGAGGCGATGGGTGGTGAAGTGAATTTTTATAGTTTAGGTGAAGGGCTTGGCTCAACAGTAACTTTTACAGTCCCTTTATATCAGCAACCACTCATAATTTCAAGCTCGGATGGCGATACGCAAGATTAG
- a CDS encoding Blp family class II bacteriocin yields MAIIKITELQSVNQVEELSNEDLTSVVGGLVGGLLGPTEPGAAGGGPFDIIPIVGPLLSGLLGGFLGGPAV; encoded by the coding sequence ATGGCTATCATCAAAATCACTGAATTACAATCCGTCAACCAAGTTGAAGAACTTAGCAATGAAGATTTAACGTCTGTAGTAGGTGGATTAGTAGGCGGATTATTAGGCCCAACCGAACCAGGCGCTGCAGGAGGCGGACCCTTTGACATAATACCAATCGTTGGCCCACTACTAAGCGGACTCCTAGGTGGATTCCTTGGGGGACCAGCAGTATAA
- a CDS encoding glycoside hydrolase yields the protein MSHPLYVAFIWHQHQPLYKSPDSGVSLSNSQQYRLPWVRLHGTKDYLDLILILERYPKLHQTVNLVPSLILQLEDYIAGTAFDPYLEVSLTPVKQLTDPQREFIIQYFFDANHHHLIDPHPRYAELYYQRQNKGQAWCFSNWGLQDYNDLLAWHNLAWIDPLFWDDPEIEAWLKRGKDFTLSDRQRIYSKQREILKRIVPTHRKMQETGQLEVTTSPYTHPILPLLADTNSGRVAVPNMTLPESRFQWAEDIPRHLRKAWDLYVDRFGQTPRGLWPSEQSVSPEILPYIINQGFKWICSDEAILGWTLRHFFHRDGAGNVKEPELLYQPYRLQTPVGDLAIVFRDHRLSDLIGFTYGAMSAKQAAADLIGHLQAIARMQREKQSEQPWLVTIALDGENCWEFYPEDGKPFLEALYQSFTDEPHLELVTVSEFIEKFPPRATIPGERLHSGSWVDGSFTTWIGDPAKNRAWDYLTQARITLASHPEATEENNPEAWEALYAAEGSDWFWWFGVGHSSNHDAIFDRLFREHLHGIYKALNEPSPSYLRQPVESHEARSDRRPESFIHPVIDGKGDEQDWDKAGRIEIGGSRGTMHSSSPIQRLWYGVDHLNFYLRVDFKTGVKPGQDLPPELNLLWFYPDQPMNNSPVPLAEVPDIAPVNYLFHHHLGINLLTQSTYFREAGEHYQWHPRFSRAQVALNNCLEVAVPWADLQIPPDYALRLVLLLADEGSYRAYFPENALIPIEVP from the coding sequence ATGTCTCATCCCCTCTACGTCGCCTTTATTTGGCACCAACACCAGCCGCTGTACAAATCTCCTGACAGCGGCGTTTCACTATCTAATTCCCAACAGTATCGTTTGCCTTGGGTACGTTTGCACGGTACTAAGGACTACCTGGATTTAATTCTGATTCTGGAACGCTATCCCAAGTTACACCAAACAGTGAATTTGGTTCCATCTCTGATATTGCAACTAGAAGATTACATTGCTGGCACTGCTTTTGACCCTTATTTGGAAGTGAGTTTGACACCAGTTAAACAACTCACTGACCCACAACGGGAATTTATTATACAATACTTTTTTGATGCCAATCACCACCATTTGATCGATCCGCATCCCCGTTATGCTGAGTTGTACTATCAGCGACAGAACAAAGGACAAGCTTGGTGTTTTTCTAATTGGGGATTGCAGGATTACAATGATTTGTTAGCTTGGCACAATTTGGCATGGATCGATCCTTTGTTTTGGGACGATCCGGAGATTGAGGCTTGGTTAAAGCGCGGTAAGGATTTTACTCTAAGCGATCGCCAGCGAATTTACTCCAAGCAGAGAGAAATTCTCAAGAGAATTGTCCCTACTCACCGAAAGATGCAGGAGACGGGACAGTTGGAAGTGACAACCTCACCCTACACCCATCCTATCTTGCCGTTGCTAGCTGATACTAACTCCGGGCGCGTAGCAGTGCCTAATATGACTTTACCAGAATCTCGGTTTCAGTGGGCGGAAGATATTCCCCGGCATTTGCGAAAAGCGTGGGATTTATATGTAGACAGATTTGGACAGACACCACGCGGTTTGTGGCCCTCAGAACAGTCAGTCAGCCCGGAAATATTACCGTATATTATTAATCAAGGATTTAAGTGGATTTGCTCAGATGAAGCTATTTTGGGATGGACGCTAAGACACTTTTTCCATCGCGATGGAGCAGGTAATGTTAAAGAACCAGAATTGCTGTACCAACCATATCGCTTGCAAACTCCTGTAGGTGATTTGGCGATTGTGTTTCGCGATCATAGATTATCAGATTTAATTGGGTTTACCTATGGTGCTATGTCTGCCAAACAAGCCGCAGCAGATTTGATAGGACATTTACAAGCCATTGCGCGGATGCAAAGAGAAAAACAATCAGAACAACCTTGGTTGGTTACCATTGCTTTAGATGGTGAAAATTGCTGGGAATTTTATCCAGAAGATGGTAAGCCTTTCTTAGAAGCTTTGTACCAGAGTTTTACAGACGAACCACATCTAGAACTGGTCACAGTCTCAGAATTTATCGAAAAGTTTCCTCCAAGAGCAACTATTCCAGGAGAAAGATTGCACAGTGGTTCTTGGGTTGATGGCAGCTTTACAACTTGGATTGGCGATCCTGCGAAAAACCGCGCTTGGGATTACTTAACACAAGCCAGGATAACCTTAGCCAGTCACCCAGAAGCAACAGAAGAAAACAATCCCGAAGCATGGGAAGCTTTGTATGCAGCAGAAGGTTCTGACTGGTTTTGGTGGTTTGGTGTAGGGCATTCCTCAAATCACGATGCTATCTTCGATCGCTTGTTTCGAGAGCATTTGCATGGGATATACAAAGCTTTGAATGAACCTAGCCCCTCTTATCTTCGCCAACCAGTCGAAAGCCACGAAGCACGTTCAGATCGCCGTCCAGAAAGTTTCATCCATCCTGTCATTGATGGTAAAGGTGATGAGCAAGACTGGGACAAAGCCGGACGTATTGAAATAGGTGGATCGCGGGGTACAATGCACAGCAGCAGCCCCATTCAGCGACTTTGGTATGGAGTGGATCACCTCAATTTTTATTTACGGGTAGACTTTAAAACAGGTGTGAAACCAGGGCAAGATTTGCCACCAGAATTGAATTTACTGTGGTTTTATCCAGACCAACCCATGAATAATAGTCCAGTTCCCCTAGCAGAAGTTCCTGATATTGCACCAGTGAACTACCTGTTCCACCATCATTTGGGAATTAATTTGCTTACGCAGTCAACTTATTTTCGAGAAGCAGGGGAACACTATCAATGGCATCCTCGCTTCAGTCGAGCCCAAGTTGCTTTAAACAATTGTTTAGAGGTAGCAGTACCTTGGGCAGATTTGCAAATTCCACCAGATTATGCTTTGCGCCTAGTTTTGCTTCTTGCAGATGAAGGGAGTTACCGTGCGTACTTTCCAGAGAATGCTTTGATTCCTATTGAGGTACCTTAG
- a CDS encoding efflux RND transporter permease subunit, producing the protein MLTLFYRNRQLLILTLTLILVWGLSSFFSLPRLEDPEITQRVATVTTLFPGATAERVEILVTEPIEQELSEIEEVDVLESRSDTGISIVTVNLKETVEDVEKVWAKIRSQIDDAIAQLPPGALQPKYEDQEVKANSLIAGLVWQDNTPVNYAVLRRLSETLEDRVRSLYGTDKVELFGDPEEEIRVEINPAHLAMLGLTTEELSRQIQASDAKVSAGQLRSTTNELLFEVSGELDSLDRIRNIPIRANRSAQVTRLSDIAQVSKGITEPANSLAFVSGNPAIIIAATVESGIRVDTWAESARQVLKKFQSELPNGISIKTVLDQSHYVKNRIRGVIQELVTGSVLAMIVILFTMGWRSAVVVGATLPLATLLVFGGMKVLGVPLHQISMTGLIIAIGLLIDNAICMADEVQIRLHQGMSSQDAISRVRLALRAITDSVRHMGIPLLSSTVTTVLAFLPIALAPGGVGEFTGTIGISGILGLVSSLLISLAILPALSGLLHTRKQNSRIPTWLEQGFSHPSLTRVYRWTLQKTFSRPMLAVSLALLMPVTGFTLSLDLKQQFFPPAGRNQFYIDFELPSQAALSQTQAQVLQARNLILKHPDIVDVHWLVGESAPTFYYNVVGKRENAANYAQGLVQLRPNVLPSRMIQSLQDELDKAFPSAQVLVRQIEQGPPFDAPVEVRVYGPDLEKLREFGNQIRAELSLIQDVLHTRASLTEAQPKLAIKVDEEQARVVGLDRSAIARQLDTTLEGTTGGSVLESTEELPVRVRISDSNRSDLDRIATLDLLPNQASNSENNQTIPLASVGEVQLVPDLAVIPRRDRRRVNIIQGFITAGALPAVVLSEFQQRIQLKKLQLPPGYTLEFGGEAEERGTAIANLLSTVGVLGVLMTATLVLTFNSFALAGCIGIIALLSVGLGLLALWISGYPFGFTAILGTIGLIGIAVNEATVVLAALQADPRARLGDRSAVQEVVVSPPRHMIATTITDTAGFTPLLFDPTGFWNPLAIIIAGGLGGVCLLSLYFVPSVYLLLTRRKKSVPNSASKPILLH; encoded by the coding sequence ATGTTGACCCTTTTCTATCGCAACCGCCAACTACTCATCCTCACCTTGACACTCATTCTTGTCTGGGGATTATCTTCCTTCTTCTCCCTTCCTCGTCTAGAAGATCCGGAAATAACCCAAAGAGTTGCAACCGTCACAACGTTATTTCCCGGAGCCACTGCTGAGAGAGTAGAAATATTAGTCACAGAACCCATTGAGCAAGAATTATCCGAGATTGAAGAAGTAGATGTTCTCGAATCTCGGTCTGATACTGGAATTTCCATCGTTACCGTCAACCTGAAAGAAACAGTAGAAGATGTTGAGAAGGTTTGGGCAAAGATTCGGAGTCAGATTGATGACGCGATCGCGCAACTACCGCCAGGAGCATTACAGCCCAAGTACGAAGACCAAGAAGTCAAAGCCAATTCCCTCATTGCTGGCTTAGTTTGGCAAGACAATACACCTGTAAATTACGCAGTTTTACGTAGATTGTCGGAAACATTAGAAGATAGGGTGCGATCGCTTTACGGTACTGACAAAGTGGAACTCTTTGGCGATCCAGAAGAAGAAATTCGAGTCGAAATCAACCCCGCTCATTTGGCAATGTTAGGGTTAACCACTGAAGAATTATCCCGTCAAATTCAAGCGAGTGATGCCAAGGTTAGTGCAGGACAACTCCGCAGTACTACTAACGAACTCTTGTTTGAAGTTTCTGGGGAATTAGACTCTCTCGATCGCATTCGCAATATTCCCATTCGCGCCAATCGATCGGCACAAGTAACACGTTTAAGCGACATTGCTCAAGTTAGCAAAGGTATTACTGAGCCAGCAAATAGTTTAGCCTTTGTGTCTGGCAACCCCGCCATTATCATCGCAGCCACAGTTGAGTCAGGAATCCGAGTCGATACCTGGGCGGAATCAGCACGTCAAGTTCTCAAGAAATTTCAATCCGAATTACCCAATGGTATCAGTATCAAAACCGTTCTTGACCAAAGCCATTATGTCAAGAACCGTATTAGAGGGGTCATTCAAGAGTTGGTGACTGGTTCAGTGCTGGCTATGATTGTGATTTTATTTACAATGGGCTGGCGCTCCGCCGTCGTAGTTGGTGCAACTTTGCCCTTAGCAACCCTGCTTGTGTTTGGAGGGATGAAAGTTTTAGGCGTTCCCTTGCATCAGATATCGATGACGGGATTAATTATCGCTATCGGTCTGTTAATAGATAATGCTATTTGCATGGCAGATGAAGTGCAAATTCGACTGCATCAAGGAATGAGTTCGCAAGATGCGATAAGCCGGGTACGGCTTGCGCTAAGAGCGATCACAGACAGCGTGCGTCACATGGGTATTCCCTTGCTCAGTTCAACAGTCACAACAGTGTTAGCTTTTTTACCCATTGCTCTAGCCCCTGGTGGTGTAGGGGAATTCACTGGCACTATTGGAATTAGCGGAATTCTTGGACTTGTTAGTTCACTGTTGATTTCACTGGCTATTCTTCCTGCTTTGTCAGGTTTACTTCACACCAGGAAGCAAAACTCTCGAATTCCAACTTGGCTGGAACAAGGTTTCTCCCATCCCAGTTTGACCCGAGTTTACCGTTGGACGTTACAGAAAACATTTAGCCGACCTATGCTTGCAGTCAGTTTGGCTCTCCTAATGCCAGTGACTGGGTTTACCCTCAGTTTGGATCTAAAACAGCAATTTTTTCCTCCTGCAGGTCGAAACCAATTCTACATTGATTTTGAATTGCCAAGCCAAGCTGCTTTAAGCCAGACACAAGCCCAAGTTCTGCAAGCACGGAATTTAATTCTCAAGCATCCTGATATTGTGGATGTCCACTGGTTGGTAGGGGAAAGTGCGCCAACTTTCTATTACAACGTTGTTGGTAAAAGGGAAAATGCAGCAAATTACGCTCAAGGACTAGTGCAATTGCGACCAAATGTTTTACCGAGTCGCATGATTCAAAGTTTACAGGATGAGCTTGACAAAGCATTTCCCAGCGCTCAAGTCCTCGTGCGGCAAATTGAGCAAGGACCCCCATTTGATGCACCAGTTGAAGTTCGCGTGTACGGACCTGACTTAGAAAAGCTCCGAGAATTTGGTAATCAAATTCGTGCAGAACTATCGCTAATTCAAGATGTACTTCACACCCGTGCTAGTTTGACAGAAGCACAACCAAAACTGGCAATAAAAGTCGATGAAGAACAAGCACGAGTCGTGGGACTCGATCGCAGTGCTATCGCCCGTCAACTCGACACGACCCTTGAAGGTACAACTGGAGGTTCTGTATTAGAATCAACGGAAGAACTGCCCGTGCGTGTACGTATATCTGACTCTAATCGTAGCGATCTAGACCGAATCGCTACTCTTGACTTACTACCCAACCAAGCTTCAAATTCGGAAAACAATCAAACCATTCCCCTCGCATCTGTTGGTGAAGTACAACTAGTTCCAGATTTAGCAGTAATTCCTCGTCGCGACAGAAGACGAGTCAATATTATTCAAGGATTTATCACTGCGGGAGCACTTCCTGCGGTTGTTCTCTCTGAATTTCAACAACGCATACAATTAAAAAAATTGCAACTTCCTCCAGGCTATACTTTAGAATTTGGTGGAGAAGCTGAAGAGCGCGGTACTGCAATTGCCAATTTGTTATCTACAGTTGGAGTCTTAGGGGTGCTGATGACAGCAACACTAGTACTGACTTTTAACTCATTTGCTTTGGCTGGATGCATCGGTATCATCGCTTTACTTTCAGTGGGACTGGGATTGCTGGCTTTATGGATATCTGGCTACCCTTTTGGTTTCACAGCAATTCTCGGTACCATTGGGCTGATAGGAATTGCAGTCAATGAAGCAACTGTTGTTCTGGCAGCTTTGCAGGCAGATCCACGTGCTAGGTTGGGCGATCGTTCAGCCGTACAAGAAGTTGTTGTGTCCCCCCCCCGCCATATGATTGCCACAACTATTACCGATACTGCTGGCTTTACACCGCTTTTGTTCGATCCAACAGGTTTCTGGAATCCACTGGCAATTATTATTGCTGGTGGTTTGGGAGGCGTGTGTTTGCTGTCACTCTACTTTGTGCCTTCGGTATACCTGCTACTTACACGCAGGAAGAAATCTGTTCCTAATTCTGCTTCAAAGCCTATACTGCTACACTGA
- a CDS encoding NifU family protein: MELTIDNVETVLDEMRPYLISDGGNVELVELDGPVVKLRLQGACGSCPSSTMTLRMGIERRLREMIPEIAEVEQVV, translated from the coding sequence ATGGAACTCACAATTGACAATGTTGAAACAGTTTTAGATGAAATGCGTCCCTACCTTATATCTGATGGCGGTAACGTGGAACTTGTAGAGCTTGATGGTCCTGTGGTCAAACTGCGGTTACAAGGTGCTTGTGGTTCTTGCCCCAGTTCTACTATGACTCTCAGAATGGGTATTGAGCGACGCCTTCGGGAAATGATTCCAGAAATTGCAGAAGTGGAACAAGTTGTGTAG
- a CDS encoding sacsin N-terminal ATP-binding-like domain-containing protein: MSRFDKNAIADLNRIAAQKISEKMRILRMSSMENFKRRWIWELLQNANDKAAIDFPSEQVAVRVRLTPESIEFSHNFSYFTNKNIKGLIRQISSDDKDWGEADKTEMPKTIGRFGTGFLTTHLLSEKVNVSGLFQDDKKIARKSYILRVCQKN, encoded by the coding sequence ATGTCTCGTTTCGATAAAAATGCTATTGCCGATTTAAACCGCATTGCAGCGCAAAAAATCTCTGAAAAGATGCGGATTTTAAGGATGTCATCCATGGAAAACTTCAAGAGACGCTGGATTTGGGAACTTTTACAAAATGCCAATGACAAGGCTGCCATTGATTTTCCATCCGAACAAGTTGCCGTCAGGGTAAGATTGACTCCAGAATCTATAGAATTCAGTCACAATTTTAGTTATTTTACCAATAAAAATATTAAAGGTTTAATTCGCCAAATTAGCTCTGATGATAAAGACTGGGGAGAAGCCGATAAAACAGAGATGCCCAAAACGATAGGGAGATTTGGTACGGGCTTTTTGACCACTCACTTGCTTTCAGAGAAAGTTAACGTCAGCGGTCTTTTTCAAGATGACAAAAAAATC